One Halobaculum roseum DNA segment encodes these proteins:
- the thrS gene encoding threonine--tRNA ligase, with amino-acid sequence MSDIVVTLPDGSELSVPEGASVEDVAYEIGPGLGSDTVAGVVDGELVDKAAPVHDGARIEIVTDQSEEYRQVLRHSAAHVFAQALQRVYPDAKLAIGPPTEEGFYYDVAGVDIDEDDFAAIEAEMADIVAADYEIRRLEVPREEALAEYDDNEYKTEILNEEAAGEDPVSVYEQDDWRDLCKGPHVESTGEVGAFELLSISSVYWRGDEENDQLTRVYGTAFESESELEEFLNMREEAKERDHRKIAREMDLFSIPTVTGPGLPLYHPAGKTILSELEGYVNDLNDEAGYGEVETPHVFRTELWERSGHYDNYQDDMFLFDVNDEEYGLKPMNCPGHATIFDQGSWSYRDLPVRYAEHGKVYRKEQRGELSGLSRTWAFTIDDGHLFVRPDQIEAEVRNVMDGIEQVLDTFDLDVSVDLATRPEKSVGGDEVWEQAESQLESVLESSSLEWGIEPGDGAFYGPKIDFSFEDALGRSWDGPTVQLDFNMPERFDLTYTGEDNAEHRPVMIHRALYGSYERFFMVLIEHFGGDFPFWLAPEQVRILPISDDNLGYAHRVKNELSEFRVEVEDRDMTVGRKIRAAHDDRVPYMVVVGGDEEEAGTISVRDRFENERNGVDPSAFVEHLRGEVDERTVKPDFVTDHEE; translated from the coding sequence ATGAGCGACATCGTCGTCACCCTGCCGGACGGCTCGGAGCTGTCCGTGCCGGAGGGTGCTTCCGTCGAGGACGTGGCGTACGAGATCGGGCCGGGACTCGGGAGCGACACCGTCGCCGGCGTCGTCGACGGCGAGCTCGTCGACAAGGCCGCGCCCGTCCACGACGGCGCACGGATCGAGATCGTCACCGACCAGTCCGAGGAGTACCGACAGGTGCTTCGCCACTCGGCGGCCCACGTGTTCGCGCAGGCGCTTCAGCGGGTGTACCCGGATGCGAAGCTCGCGATCGGCCCGCCGACGGAGGAGGGGTTCTACTACGACGTCGCCGGCGTCGACATCGACGAGGACGACTTCGCGGCCATCGAGGCCGAAATGGCCGACATCGTCGCGGCCGACTACGAGATCAGACGCCTGGAGGTGCCCCGCGAGGAGGCGCTGGCCGAGTACGACGATAACGAGTACAAGACGGAGATCCTGAACGAGGAGGCCGCCGGCGAGGACCCCGTCTCGGTGTACGAGCAGGACGACTGGCGCGACCTCTGTAAGGGCCCGCACGTCGAGTCGACGGGCGAGGTCGGCGCCTTCGAGCTGCTGTCCATCTCGTCGGTGTACTGGCGCGGCGACGAGGAGAACGACCAGCTGACGCGCGTGTACGGGACGGCCTTCGAGTCGGAGTCGGAGCTGGAGGAGTTCCTGAACATGCGCGAGGAGGCCAAGGAGCGCGACCACCGCAAGATCGCCCGCGAGATGGATCTGTTCTCCATCCCGACGGTCACCGGCCCCGGGCTGCCGCTGTACCACCCGGCGGGCAAGACGATCCTCTCGGAGCTGGAGGGGTACGTCAACGACCTCAACGACGAGGCCGGCTACGGCGAGGTCGAGACGCCGCACGTGTTCCGGACGGAGCTGTGGGAGCGGTCGGGCCACTACGACAACTACCAGGACGACATGTTCCTGTTCGACGTGAACGACGAGGAGTACGGCCTCAAGCCCATGAACTGCCCGGGGCACGCGACCATCTTCGACCAAGGATCGTGGTCGTACCGCGACCTCCCGGTGCGCTACGCCGAACACGGGAAGGTGTACCGCAAGGAGCAGCGAGGGGAGCTGTCCGGGCTGTCGCGCACCTGGGCGTTCACCATCGACGACGGCCACCTGTTCGTGCGCCCCGACCAGATCGAAGCCGAGGTGCGCAACGTGATGGACGGCATCGAGCAGGTGCTCGACACCTTCGATCTGGACGTGTCCGTCGACCTGGCGACGCGCCCCGAGAAGTCCGTCGGCGGCGACGAGGTGTGGGAGCAGGCGGAGTCCCAACTGGAGTCGGTGCTGGAGTCCTCCTCGCTGGAGTGGGGGATCGAGCCCGGCGACGGCGCGTTCTACGGCCCGAAGATCGACTTCTCGTTCGAGGACGCGCTCGGTCGCTCGTGGGACGGCCCGACGGTCCAGCTCGACTTCAACATGCCCGAGCGGTTCGACCTGACGTACACGGGCGAGGACAACGCCGAACACCGCCCGGTGATGATCCACCGCGCGCTGTACGGGAGCTACGAGCGCTTCTTCATGGTGCTCATCGAGCACTTCGGCGGCGACTTCCCGTTCTGGCTGGCGCCCGAGCAGGTCCGGATCCTCCCCATCTCCGACGACAACCTCGGGTACGCCCACCGCGTGAAGAACGAGCTCTCGGAGTTCCGCGTCGAGGTCGAGGACCGCGACATGACCGTCGGGCGGAAGATCCGCGCGGCCCACGACGACCGCGTGCCGTACATGGTCGTCGTCGGCGGCGACGAGGAGGAGGCCGGCACCATCTCGGTTCGGGACCGCTTCGAGAACGAGCGCAACGGCGTCGACCCGAGCGCGTTCGTCGAACACCTCCGCGGCGAGGTCGACGAGCGGACGGTCAAGCCCGACTTCGTCACCGACCACGAGGAGTAA
- a CDS encoding cold-shock protein, with protein MAKGTVAFFNDTGGYGFIETEDADDDVFFHMEDVGGPDLEEGQEVEFDIEEAEKGPRATNLQRL; from the coding sequence ATGGCGAAAGGCACGGTCGCATTCTTCAACGACACCGGCGGTTACGGATTCATCGAAACCGAGGACGCGGACGACGACGTCTTCTTCCACATGGAGGACGTCGGCGGTCCCGATCTCGAGGAAGGACAGGAAGTCGAGTTCGACATCGAGGAGGCCGAGAAGGGCCCACGGGCCACGAACCTCCAGCGCCTGTAG
- a CDS encoding zinc ribbon domain-containing protein, with protein MSAPEPGPGEPADRLDADARILGAGVYAPSARLPREAVAEAWGRSRARGIDAVAVPGPDEDALTMSVAAGERALAAAGVDAGDLAGLAFATTTPPLEEEDLLPRLGAALGAPGDARTHYVGRSTRAGTRALRAARDAGALPALVVAADAPRAAPNAPEGHAAGAGAAAVVLGPDSGSGAGLVGDAEVAADYPGTRFRRAGDADDADDGVEGLGVTTYDRKAFTRPIRAAVDLLGDDADAFAPEEAAAFAVTAPDGDLPARAARSVGLDADAVSTPVDTLGDTGAAGPLLGLTAALRAGATRTLVVGWGSGAGADALLVDGLAPVEGDLDADRELSYAAALRRRGEIASDEPPAGGGAAVSVPTWRRSIPARYRLRAGRCPDCGGLAFPPEGACPDCHDLVDYESVGLPSEGTVETVTGVSPDGAPPEFARQAERGGDYAVAIVRFEREGAAASVPMQVADADPESVAAGDPVRAVFRRIYEREGVIRYGRKALPAVGDG; from the coding sequence GTGAGCGCGCCCGAACCGGGTCCGGGGGAACCCGCCGATCGACTCGACGCCGACGCCCGGATCCTCGGCGCGGGCGTCTACGCGCCGTCCGCCCGGCTCCCCCGCGAGGCGGTCGCCGAGGCGTGGGGTCGCTCGCGGGCCCGCGGAATCGACGCCGTCGCCGTCCCGGGACCCGACGAGGACGCGCTCACGATGAGCGTTGCGGCCGGCGAGCGCGCGCTCGCTGCCGCCGGGGTCGACGCCGGCGACCTCGCGGGGCTCGCGTTCGCGACGACCACGCCGCCCCTGGAGGAGGAGGACCTCCTCCCCCGCCTCGGTGCCGCCCTCGGCGCCCCCGGCGACGCGCGAACCCACTACGTCGGCCGGAGCACGCGCGCGGGAACGCGGGCGTTGCGGGCCGCCCGCGACGCCGGCGCGCTCCCGGCGCTCGTCGTCGCCGCCGACGCGCCGCGTGCGGCGCCGAACGCCCCCGAGGGCCACGCCGCCGGCGCGGGCGCGGCGGCGGTCGTGTTGGGTCCCGACTCGGGGTCCGGCGCGGGCCTCGTCGGCGACGCGGAGGTCGCGGCCGACTACCCCGGAACCCGCTTCCGGCGCGCGGGGGACGCCGACGACGCCGACGACGGCGTCGAGGGACTGGGTGTCACCACCTACGACCGCAAGGCGTTCACCCGCCCGATCCGCGCGGCCGTCGACCTGCTGGGGGACGACGCGGACGCGTTCGCCCCCGAGGAGGCCGCTGCGTTCGCGGTGACCGCACCCGACGGCGACCTCCCCGCGCGGGCGGCCCGGTCCGTCGGACTGGACGCCGACGCGGTCTCGACGCCCGTGGACACGCTCGGCGACACGGGCGCGGCCGGGCCGCTCCTCGGCCTGACTGCGGCGCTTCGCGCGGGCGCGACCCGGACGCTCGTCGTCGGCTGGGGCAGCGGCGCCGGCGCAGACGCGCTCCTCGTCGACGGGCTCGCGCCCGTCGAGGGCGACCTCGACGCCGACCGTGAGCTGTCGTACGCGGCGGCGCTGCGACGCCGCGGCGAGATCGCGAGCGACGAGCCGCCGGCGGGCGGCGGCGCGGCGGTGTCGGTGCCGACGTGGCGACGGTCGATCCCCGCGCGCTATCGCCTCCGGGCGGGTCGCTGTCCCGACTGCGGCGGGCTCGCGTTCCCGCCGGAGGGCGCGTGTCCGGACTGTCATGATCTGGTCGACTACGAGTCGGTGGGGCTTCCCTCGGAGGGTACCGTCGAGACCGTGACCGGCGTCTCCCCCGACGGGGCGCCCCCCGAGTTCGCCCGCCAGGCCGAGCGGGGCGGCGACTACGCGGTCGCGATCGTCCGGTTCGAGCGCGAGGGGGCGGCCGCGAGCGTGCCCATGCAGGTCGCGGACGCCGACCCCGAGTCGGTCGCGGCGGGCGACCCCGTTCGCGCCGTGTTCAGGCGGATCTACGAACGGGAGGGCGTGATCCGGTACGGACGGAAGGCGCTCCCGGCGGTCGGCGACGGGTAG
- a CDS encoding thiolase C-terminal domain-containing protein, with protein sequence MTDAYIVGAGQSPFGSFPEETYRTLFREAYEAATPTDLTPTDVDEAFVGTLGVGGRQIGLAGPAVTEHVGLHGVPCTRVENACAASGSALRQAVMAVESGMADLVLAGGVEVMTDASAEATKYWLGVSGETEWERMAGTTFSGVYAQMADAYLREYDAPRRALSAVAAKSHANGARNPKAHLGFECSIEDAETAAVVADPLTLYHCCPTSDGAAAVLVAGEEAARSFDDRVRVAGVGAVSDRVGLFQRDTYTAIPATESAAETAYDRASLADPRVDLDFAEVHDCFAIAELLAYEDLGFCDRGEAADLALEGVTAADGDLPVNTSGGLKAKGHPIGATGAGQAVEAFDQLTGRAGERQLDDPERGLTHNVGGSGGAAVVHVFEAEGVTGA encoded by the coding sequence ATGACCGACGCCTACATCGTCGGGGCGGGCCAGTCGCCGTTCGGCTCGTTCCCCGAGGAGACGTACCGGACCCTCTTTCGCGAGGCGTACGAGGCCGCGACGCCTACGGATCTGACGCCGACGGACGTGGACGAGGCGTTCGTCGGGACGCTCGGGGTCGGCGGCCGACAGATCGGCCTCGCCGGCCCCGCCGTCACCGAGCACGTCGGGCTCCACGGGGTTCCCTGCACGCGCGTAGAGAACGCCTGCGCCGCGTCGGGCTCGGCCCTTCGCCAGGCCGTGATGGCCGTCGAGTCCGGGATGGCGGACCTCGTGCTCGCCGGCGGGGTCGAGGTGATGACGGACGCCTCCGCCGAGGCGACGAAGTACTGGCTGGGCGTCTCCGGGGAGACCGAGTGGGAGCGCATGGCCGGGACGACGTTCTCGGGGGTGTACGCTCAGATGGCCGACGCGTACCTCCGCGAGTACGACGCCCCCCGCCGGGCGCTCTCGGCGGTCGCCGCCAAGAGCCACGCCAACGGCGCGCGCAACCCGAAGGCGCACCTCGGCTTCGAGTGTTCGATCGAGGACGCCGAGACGGCCGCCGTCGTCGCCGACCCGCTCACCCTGTATCACTGCTGTCCGACGAGCGACGGCGCCGCGGCGGTGCTGGTCGCCGGCGAGGAGGCGGCCCGGTCGTTCGACGACCGCGTCCGGGTCGCCGGCGTCGGCGCCGTCTCCGACCGCGTCGGCCTGTTTCAGCGCGACACCTACACCGCGATCCCCGCCACCGAGTCGGCCGCCGAGACGGCCTACGACCGCGCGAGCCTCGCCGACCCGCGGGTCGACCTCGACTTCGCCGAGGTGCACGACTGCTTCGCGATCGCCGAGCTGCTCGCCTACGAGGACCTCGGCTTCTGTGACCGGGGCGAGGCCGCCGACCTCGCGCTGGAGGGCGTCACGGCCGCCGACGGCGACCTCCCGGTCAACACCTCCGGCGGGCTGAAGGCGAAGGGCCACCCGATCGGCGCGACCGGCGCCGGCCAGGCAGTCGAGGCGTTCGACCAGTTGACCGGTCGTGCGGGCGAGCGCCAACTCGACGACCCTGAGCGGGGACTGACGCACAACGTCGGCGGCTCCGGCGGCGCGGCCGTCGTTCACGTGTTCGAGGCCGAGGGGGTGACCGGCGCGTGA
- a CDS encoding transcription initiation factor IIB encodes MSESETTISSYTRDERESDERTEESESVRVCPECGGSVVADEEHGETVCTDCGLVLEEDAIDRGPEWRSFDREGESKSRVGAPTTKMMHDNGLSTNIGWQNKDAYGNTLSAERRQQMQRLRTWHERFRTRDSKERNLKQALGEIDRMASALGLPENVRETASVIYRRALSEDLLPGRSIEGVASASLYAAARQANTPRSLDELTAVSRVDRMELTRTYRYIVRELKLEVAPADPAQYLARFASELGLSDEGEWRARGLLKTAEEAGVTSGKSPVGLAAAAVYAASLLTNEALTQSQVSDVAGVSEVTIRNRYKELLDAAETAEGTPGAGDRSPAGA; translated from the coding sequence ATGAGCGAGTCAGAAACCACCATCAGTAGTTACACGCGAGACGAAAGGGAGTCAGACGAACGAACCGAGGAGAGCGAATCCGTCCGCGTCTGCCCCGAGTGCGGCGGCAGCGTCGTCGCCGACGAGGAGCACGGGGAGACCGTCTGTACCGACTGCGGGCTCGTCCTCGAGGAGGACGCCATCGACCGCGGTCCCGAGTGGCGGTCGTTCGACCGCGAGGGAGAGAGCAAATCGCGCGTCGGCGCCCCGACGACGAAGATGATGCACGACAACGGCCTGTCGACCAACATCGGCTGGCAGAACAAGGACGCCTACGGGAACACGCTCTCTGCCGAGCGACGCCAGCAGATGCAGCGCCTGCGCACCTGGCACGAGCGCTTCCGCACGCGCGACTCGAAGGAGCGCAACCTCAAGCAGGCGCTCGGCGAGATCGACCGCATGGCGAGCGCCCTCGGGCTGCCCGAGAACGTCCGCGAGACCGCCTCGGTCATCTACCGCCGCGCGCTCTCGGAGGACCTCCTCCCGGGCCGGTCCATCGAGGGGGTCGCCTCGGCGAGCCTGTACGCGGCCGCCCGCCAGGCGAACACCCCGCGCTCGCTCGACGAGCTGACGGCCGTGTCGCGGGTCGACCGGATGGAGCTCACCCGGACGTACCGCTACATCGTCCGCGAGCTGAAGCTGGAGGTCGCGCCCGCGGACCCCGCCCAGTACCTCGCGCGGTTCGCCTCCGAGCTCGGGCTCTCCGACGAGGGCGAGTGGCGCGCTCGCGGGCTGTTGAAGACGGCCGAGGAAGCCGGCGTCACCAGCGGGAAGTCCCCGGTCGGGCTCGCCGCCGCGGCCGTCTACGCCGCCTCGCTGCTCACCAACGAGGCGCTCACCCAGAGCCAGGTGAGCGATGTCGCGGGCGTCAGCGAGGTGACCATCCGGAACCGCTACAAGGAGCTGCTCGATGCGGCCGAGACCGCCGAGGGAACCCCCGGCGCGGGCGACCGTAGCCCCGCCGGCGCCTGA
- a CDS encoding translation initiation factor IF-2 subunit beta produces the protein MEYDDMLDRAIEETPDIDERGSRFEVPDPVVRPEGNVTVVENFQELVDTLNREESALLKFLQDELGTAARIDESGRARLTGDFKQGRVADAVEAYTEGYVICSECGLPDTRIVEQGGTDVLKCDACGAISSLGR, from the coding sequence ATGGAGTACGACGACATGTTAGACCGCGCGATCGAGGAGACGCCCGACATTGACGAGCGCGGCTCGCGGTTCGAGGTTCCGGACCCGGTCGTCCGGCCGGAGGGGAACGTCACCGTCGTCGAGAACTTTCAGGAACTGGTCGACACGCTGAACCGCGAGGAGTCGGCGCTGTTGAAGTTCCTTCAGGACGAACTCGGGACGGCCGCGCGCATCGACGAGTCCGGGCGTGCGCGCCTCACGGGCGATTTCAAGCAGGGCCGTGTCGCCGACGCCGTGGAGGCGTACACCGAGGGGTACGTCATCTGCTCGGAGTGCGGACTCCCGGACACGCGTATCGTCGAGCAGGGCGGCACGGACGTGCTCAAGTGCGACGCCTGTGGCGCGATCTCCAGCCTGGGACGGTAG
- a CDS encoding UPF0058 family protein — MKKQELIHLHGLLSEVRSEYEQWGTDLDLTEYQELGVKPTSIHRSKTDHKAAVFKLASGITSSAEETTEAEAETVAPRAD, encoded by the coding sequence ATGAAGAAGCAGGAGCTCATTCACCTGCACGGCCTTCTCAGCGAGGTACGCAGCGAGTACGAGCAGTGGGGCACAGATCTCGACCTGACCGAGTACCAGGAACTCGGCGTCAAACCGACATCGATCCACCGATCGAAGACGGACCACAAGGCGGCCGTGTTCAAGCTGGCGTCCGGAATCACGTCCTCCGCCGAGGAGACGACCGAGGCCGAGGCCGAGACCGTCGCGCCTCGCGCCGACTGA